One Pullulanibacillus sp. KACC 23026 DNA segment encodes these proteins:
- a CDS encoding aliphatic amidase: MPVGSISSHKDTVGVAVVNYKVPVLESKEEVIENCRRIADFVEGTKLGYPGLDLIVFPEYSTQGFHPSKWPELCTTVPGPETDIFSEACRKNKVWGVFSITGEHNPLGNPFNSFLLIDDQGEIKMNYHKINPWVPKEPWYPGHETMVVEGPKGLKIGANICYDSNMPEIVRDTVMKGAELVVRIQGYMYPSKDQQIKLASIRAWENLTYFAVSNMAGRDKVYSYFGHSNIVNFDGTSLAECGTTPDEVTYAELSISGIRNARRHWTAENHLYNLTHRGYTALEHGVATIPYSFYKTWVEDPEKATAICESLTRTTPEQPAEEEETVILKN; the protein is encoded by the coding sequence ATGCCTGTTGGATCGATATCCAGTCACAAAGACACGGTTGGGGTAGCTGTCGTCAATTACAAAGTACCGGTTCTAGAATCAAAAGAGGAAGTCATCGAGAACTGTAGGCGTATTGCTGACTTTGTTGAAGGAACGAAACTCGGGTATCCGGGACTCGATTTAATTGTCTTTCCAGAGTACTCCACACAGGGCTTTCATCCCAGTAAATGGCCGGAACTCTGTACGACAGTTCCCGGTCCTGAAACGGATATTTTCTCTGAAGCTTGCCGGAAAAATAAAGTTTGGGGTGTTTTCTCGATTACCGGCGAGCACAATCCTTTGGGTAATCCCTTTAATAGCTTTCTTTTGATTGACGATCAAGGCGAAATCAAGATGAACTACCACAAAATAAATCCGTGGGTGCCAAAAGAGCCATGGTATCCGGGACACGAGACGATGGTGGTGGAGGGTCCAAAAGGATTGAAAATTGGTGCTAATATTTGTTACGACTCCAACATGCCTGAGATTGTAAGAGATACCGTCATGAAAGGAGCAGAGCTTGTCGTCCGTATACAGGGCTATATGTATCCATCGAAAGATCAGCAAATTAAGCTAGCAAGCATTCGTGCCTGGGAGAATTTAACCTATTTTGCCGTCTCCAATATGGCAGGAAGGGATAAAGTGTATTCCTACTTCGGCCACTCAAATATTGTTAATTTTGATGGCACATCGCTTGCGGAATGCGGTACGACTCCAGATGAAGTGACCTATGCGGAGCTTTCCATTTCAGGGATTCGGAATGCTCGGAGACACTGGACTGCTGAAAATCACCTCTATAATTTAACACATAGAGGCTACACCGCTCTAGAACATGGTGTTGCGACAATCCCTTATAGTTTCTATAAAACATGGGTGGAAGATCCTGAAAAAGCTACGGCTATATGTGAGTCTCTTACAAGAACAACACCGGAGCAGCCCGCAGAGGAAGAAGAGACAGTGATCTTGAAAAATTAA